The Solanum lycopersicum chromosome 9, SLM_r2.1 genome window below encodes:
- the LOC101257887 gene encoding laccase-4-like, whose product MEFSFLKTYNLFLLVIFFLVLVDTLALAKHEGITRHYKFNIQMQNVTRLCQTKNIVTVNGKFPGPRIIAREGDRLVIKVVNNVQHNVTIHWHGVRQLRSGWADGPAYITQCPIQRGQSYVYNFTITGQRGTLFWHAHISWLRVTLYGPIVILPKKGVAYPFPQPFKEVPILFGEWWKADTEKIVNQALQTGGPPNISDAYTINGLPGLLHNCSAKDTFKLKVKPGKTYLLRVVNAALNDELFFSIANHSLTVVEVDAVYVKPFNANIILITPGQTTNVLLKTKHFHPKATFLMSARPYATGPASFDNSTTTGILEYHQHSNNTKKSNKFPLLNSKLPIFNDTTFATSFVKKIRSLANAKFPANVPKRVDKHFFFTVGLGLNPCPKNQTCQGPNNTKLAASVNNVSFVQPNVALLQSHYFNQSKGVYTTDFPVNPPFKFNYTGNPPNNSFVTSGTKVVMLPFNTSVELVMQDTSIISAESHPLHLHGFNFFVVGQGFGNYNSSKDPANFNLVDPAERNTVGVPSGGWVAIRFLADNPGVWFMHCHLEVHTSWGLKMVWMVTDGKSPKQKLLPPPADLPKC is encoded by the exons tatatttttCTTGGTTTTAGTTGATACACTAGCACTTGCAAAACATGAAGGGATTACAAGGCACTATAAGTTTAAT ATTCAAATGCAAAATGTGACCAGATTGTGTCAAACAAAGAACATTGTAACAGTGAATGGGAAGTTTCCAGGGCCTAGAATTATTGCAAGAGAAGGAGATAGACTTGTTATTAAGGTTGTTAACAATGTTCAACACAATGTCACTATTCATTG GCATGGAGTGAGACAACTAAGAAGTGGATGGGCAGATGGACCAGCTTATATTACACAATGCCCAATTCAGAGAGGGCAAAGTTATGTGTATAATTTCACTATTACTGGTCAAAGAGGAACTTTATTTTGGCATGCACACATTTCATGGCTAAGAGTAACACTCTATGGACCTATTGTTATTCTTCCAAAGAAAGGTGTTGCTTATCCTTTTCCACAACCCTTCAAAGAAGTCCCAATTCTTTTTG GTGAATGGTGGAAGGCAGATACAGAGAAAATAGTTAATCAAGCCCTTCAAACAGGAGGACCTCCAAATATTTCTGATGCTTATACCATCAATGGTCTACCTGGACTTCTCCACAATTGTTCTGCTAAAg ATACATTCAAATTGAAGGTGAAACCAGGGAAAACATATCTACTAAGAGTAGTCAATGCTGCACTAAATGATGAACTTTTTTTCAGTATAGCAAATCATAGCCTTACTGTTGTAGAAGTCGATGCTGTTTATGTGAAACCATTCAACGCAAACATAATTCTTATAACACCAGGACAAACCACAAACGTCCTCTTGAAAACCAAACATTTTCATCCTAAAGCCACCTTCCTCATGTCAGCTCGGCCTTACGCGACTGGTCCTGCTTCATTTGACAATTCCACCACCACTGGAATATTAGAATATCATCAACACTCTAACAATACTAAAAAGAGTAACAAATTTCCTCTGTTGAACTCAAAACTCCCTATATTCAATGACACAACTTTTGCTACAAGTTTTGTCAAGAAAATCAGAAGCTTAGCTAACGCGAAGTTTCCAGCTAATGTACCTAAAAGAGTTGATAAACATTTTTTCTTCACTGTTGGATTAGGATTGAATCCATGTCCTAAGAATCAAACATGTCAAGGACCAAATAACACTAAATTGGCAGCTTCTGTTAACAACGTATCGTTTGTTCAGCCAAATGTAGCTTTGCTTCAATCACACTATTTTAACCAATCTAAAGGAGTTTACACAACAGATTTTCCAGTCAATCCGCCGTTTAAATTCAATTACACAGGAAATCCACCAAACAATAGTTTTGTTACCTCAGGCACAAAAGTTGTGATGCTGCCTTTTAATACTAGTGTGGAATTAGTTATGCAAGATACAAGTATTATAAGCGCCGAAAGTCATCCACTTCACCTTCATGGTTTCAATTTCTTTGTGGTTGGACAAGGATTTGGAAATTATAATTCTAGCAAAGATCCTGCTAATTTCAACCTTGTTGATCCTGCTGAAAGGAACACTGTTGGTGTTCCGTCTGGAGGTTGGGTCGCCATTCGCTTCCTTGCAGACAATCCAG gAGTATGGTTCATGCATTGTCATCTTGAAGTACACACAAGTTGGGGCTTGAAAATGGTTTGGATGGTAACTGATGGAAAAAGTCCTAAGCAAAAGTTACTTCCTCCACCAGCTGATCTTCCTAAATGttga